CCCAGAGGATAGCCCCCAGCGAGCAGCCTCTGTATTTCCCTGTCCCGACTCATCAGGAGCTGCtgtcttccctccgccgcccccagtTGAGCCAGAGTTTGAAGGGGGCCGCGTGGCACCAGTTCATCGGGCGCCACGTTgggggtccgccccttgcctgcctgtctcggtgggccatggggctgtattAGTGGTCCCTCCGGAGgaaagccgggggctagtgaccccgcCCCCCATACGCTgtgagaggagctgcgggagttcctcaaggacgtccgtggctcccgtaacaaggtgcagctcgctctccatcaaatcctccgggccgtgaggaccctcatgggggagggtaaaaggaccaggaggcaggctgccgtggcctaccagtggggccgcctcttccgtgactccttactcacctacaggataggtcacggactgttgcgtgGCCCattgggagccgcgagcgtccctgccagtgaggatccccccccccccagccctcctcatggcacctctcacCATTGCAATATTGAATAcctggggctgtaggatgggttgccgcaggtcccaggtgctctccttccttcgggggggtGGTACTCTgcggttttcctgcaggagacccatatggatctggCTGCCGAAGACTGCTGGCGGCTGGAttcgggggacagggtctactttagccatctcacagttcgtatggctggagtggcgaccctgttctcccccgacctacggcccaaggtgctgggggtcgccgaggctatgccgggctgcctgctgcacctctgggtccgtatggaggggctcatGGTCAACCTCGTTAACGTCTATGCCCCAACATTGGGCCCGGAgtagctgcaattctatcagcaggtgtccgccttcctcagcactttggatcctcgcgagtgcctggtcctgggaggggactttaacaccaccctcaAGGAgtgggaccgagcagagcctggccgccgcggatgtcctccgggagatagtcaACAATcgctccctggtggacgtctggcgtgaccaccacctggatgacattTCAACGTTCACtattgtccgggtggaggcccatcggttgtgccactcccggttggactgcatttatttatcacgcttccaccTTTCACGAGCCTACTCCTCCAGCACCCGGCCGGCCCCATTCTCTGActatcatttagccaccatgacggcctccctctgcatGGAGAGGCCTGGGGCTGgtctattggcatttcaacaacagcttgttggaggatgtgggcttcgtgacgtccttctgggagttctggctggcctggtgagggcagcagcgtctttccctcggcgcggcagtggtgggacctgggaAAGGTGctcacccggctcttctgccgtgaatacacccggggcgccagccaacagagggatgcggcaatagagcagttgtccagtcctgtggatccccctcttaggctgggatCATTTAGCAATGGAAGGAAAGCCCGCCCACtttccggatcccaataggatcactctcctgtagccatctggcctggccCTGTCACATGGCTTAAAAAGATGTACAAAACATAACGGCAAGAAAGTGGAGACTCTCTACAAGTCAGCACAAGTGAAAAGTTTAGgtccaatatttattttattcagtaacTGCAAAAATGAGTAATTGACAATGTAAATTTCTGTGCCTGTTTCATTACTGCGCCTTTAAAAGTTGTTTGCCAATCACTATGGAAGTGACATGGCACCTAGTATGTGTTACGGAAGAGCAATTCTAAATGTTTTGGAGCAGCCGCTGGCTTTTTGGGACATTCCAGATAAAAGCTGGAACATGTGGTGAAGGCAAGTTGACTGAAGGAGAAATAACTGTTGAAGTCTGAGAGAACCTGTTTGATGAGAGAGAACTGTGACAGGACTGGCTTGGTAGCGTGCTGACTAACAGCCAGGCCGTGGGCAGCAATATGGGAAAGGATTGCTAATTTCTTGGACCTCAACACTGGGACTGTCCAGAGACAGACTGGCAAAGCAGTGATCATTACTAGGATTCCTGGATGATAAAGTTGCCAGTGAATAACACAGAACTAAGGGCATTCAGGACACTGCTGTGAGCTGGGAAACTTTACATCTTACATGAAGATCTAGTAGAAGCCTTTTATAAAGACAGTTTTCCTAGGGACTCAGATAATCTATAAGTATGATCTGAATTACCAAACTGGGGCAAAGAGATGATAGGCCTTCCTATGCAGATTATCAGTGATTTGTTATTACACGTGCTGTATACATCGTTAGCTATTTTGTTTGAGAAGAAATCTCAATTGCTTATAAGCTAAACATTCCCATATATATATTTGATTTGCTTGTGAATGTAGGTCAATTAAAGTTCAGGGATAGTCACTGACACCTGGTGGTCTGTAGGAGTGCCAGCTGCGGCCCACCATAAGCACTGATGCGTCCAGCGACTCCTCAATTATTTTATAGTAGGGTTGACAATTTTCCCCATGAAAATTGTGCTGAGGGTGGCTTTATCAACAATCATCACCACAAAGGGCCTGTTGAATTTAATGGTAGTTGAAGGATGAAGAAGTTTGTTAATTGCTATCGcggtggctgctgctgcctcGGTGCCATTCTCATGAACGTTCAACACAGCCTTGTGAACAGCCTGCAAGGAAATGAGGCAAATGTTACAGCGTGAGTACAGGACAGTGATCAGCAGCTGATATTGAACTTGTTGTGTTAGGAAATGGGAAGAATACAAACAGGACTGATACAGCCCAATGAACCCAACTCCACTGAGTGGCAAATCTTCCCTGGACTTCAAGAGGAGTTTTCCCTGTGTCCGGACTCCAGGATCAGACTCAACAATATTAAGAGGCTGTTGCAGTTATTTCTCAATTGCAGTTCACTGAGGGAAAGAAAGATAGGTCTGCATGGATCAAGTCAGCTGCCCTTCTCCGCAaaagagaggggtttttttctaTCAATGATTACTATCGCCAATTCCTCCTTAGCATCACAAACAGTCAGTACATTGAGACAGTACAAAGCTGTGTTCCAGCAGAAATGTCAAGGTGAACAATGACAAGAATCCATGGCACCGAGCCCCACAATTCTTCTCTTCAGTGCAGCTTTTGTATCGTACTGTGCATAGTTACTGCAGGACCTTAGTTACTCCAAACCCTAACTGGGTTTTTTACAGAGATGCTGTGGAACCCACTCAGAACGTTCTCCTTATTGTCCCGAATGTGACTTAGATAATATTATCCCAATGCTAAgctagggtcagattctgatgaCCTTACTCCTTTTGAGTTGTAGCCTATTACCCACAtttaaatcctggctccattgaagtcaagggcaacactctcattgacttcagtggggccaggatttcacccatcgtCTCATTGGAATCTGAGGCAatacttgaggggaaaaaaggtgaATAAGGGTATCACAACCTAGCTCTGGAGTTGGAAGTGATTGTCATTGCTGCTATTGAGACAGTCTAGTCTGGGGGCAAGGAATAGTTAAAGCCATTTTTTGTACTTGTGCCCATTCTTAATGTACCTGCTGCTCCCTAGGACAATTTGCTTTTATAACAACCTTCAGAAACTACAGGTGAAGCCTTGTGCTCTCTGTAATGAGCCTGTTTGTGCCCTAATCTAGAGAAAACTGATTGAGTGCCAGCAGCCACTGAGGTCAGTGCGAGTTCTGCTAGTGGCTTCAGGGGGAACAGAATCGAGCCCGTAAATAGTCTCAGATGTAAACTTTATAATCACGGGTACAGACGAATCCTGTTAACAAAACCATTTGTTCACTAACTTACTTTTGAAACATATAGGTTGGACGTCCCAGCGATTCCAGATAGATCAGCGTGGCTAGAGAACACATCAGTAATACCCATTTTCTTAAACAGGAGTTTCACATCGTAGGACCCCAAAATAGAAAACTTTGGAATGTACAGATTAATACTCCTGTCAACAAAGAACACAACATGATGGTGAAACATTGCACTCAGATGACACTATGGAGTATCCGCAATTTAATGACTCCACATGGTGCTTTTCTGATTCCTGAGGCGTCTGCTCGTGGTGTTTGTATTCCTTGTGTGATTTGTGTGTCTGAGTGAGGATTGAGCACCTAAAAAGGGTCTAGATGAGCCTTTTCTACATGCCTGGATGCTCCTGAACAGATGGGGTTGGACCATTGAACAAATGAATTTCTCCTGAGTCCATAACTTCATTTCAGAGCCCTGATATGTACCTTCCAACAGACTTCTGTGGGAATAGGCGTAGTTGGAGGGACAAGGAGAGGGGGGAGTAGGGACAGAGATTAGGGTAAGGAGGTTGGAGTCAGTGGCACATGGCAGTTAATAAATCTCATTAGCAACATGAAAGAAGTAGGAACTTTCACACACTCAACTGGCAACAAGATCAGCACTTGCTGTAGTCCTCGGACCTGCCAGACCTGTTCAGATCAGTGGCCTGGCTAGAGTCTTAAGGGACCAACAGTTGAgatgctgcagcctgggctgtCAGAAGAGTTGGAATTGTACCTTCTGAGACGCTCTCCTCTAAGGCAGCTGGGGGACCATTTGAGAACTCTACTTACTCAACATGGAGAATACTGAGCTGTGATACCTGCGTTAATATTTTGCCTTGCTCTGGAATTCTCGCCTAAATTACCATCAACCATCTAGCCGCACAACGGTGGGCAAAGGGTTACCTTTTCTGAAGTAATTTCTCCCATTTACACACAGTTTCTTTCAAGAGAGCAGCCTCCAACTGCTTCATCTTCCCTGCATCAGGcagaataaataatgctttggcATTTCCATTGTATGGTATCTGCACCAGCCAGCACGACAGCTGGTCATCATAGTGGCTTTCATAGTCGGTATCCCGGTGCATCATACTGACTTTAACGGAGGTTTTCTCATCCACCCAAAAATTCTCCTCGCGGGTGTGGAAAGGATTGAAAGGATTTTCCCAGGAGGCTTATCAAAAACAAAGAGAATGCAATTTAAtagtggagggagagaggaatttGTTGGCAGAAATCAGACTAATTCAAAGGGAAGAAGCTCATAGATAGGGGTAACTCCACGTTTATTTTGATGAAGTGATGTCTGTTTTGCAGGCAAGTGGCAGCAGCATCACTGATGTGCTGGAGTTTGGGGTAAATGGGTTATTAGTCAAGATGAAGAACCACCAAGTGAAATGAACAAATGTTGTTGGTTTTCTTTAAAGTATTATTGCGGAGAGAAGAATAGGTCCCTTAAATATTTATTCTGATGTAATGCTGGGGGCCCCCAAACTATTCCAAATCAAACTGTTGCTACCTAGAGATGTCAAACCAAATATTGTCTTCGCTCTTCTTACCTCTAGGAGCCAACAGGGCACAGAACCACACTGGGTGAAGGCACAATCCCACTTGCAGCTCCAGGGACCAAGAGCCAAGAGTGTATGCTGCACCATTCCTAAGAATGGAAAAATGGGCTCCCCGATCCAcaaccagcaatgcccctcccaTTGCTGACTGGTGATAAGCAGAGCAAAGCTATAGCCTGCTCCACTCAGCTGGCTTGTGTTCCACTAGTGATGCAAAgaggcagcagccctggggcttcCCATACTGCTAGGAGAGTGGGAAATGTACATATTGTTTCATACATGCAGTAGAAACTGCAATGAgaataacaaataaaataatgacaggtGACTGTAAATATTCCAGCCCCTTGCAGAACAATGTTTACACCAAGGTTTAGCAGTGGACTGGAAATCAGAATCAAGTCACTTcttgttttaattctttattaggAAGAATTTACCTAGCAGGTGCCTCAGCAGCTCTATAAATAAAACAGCTATTAAAATGATTTCTTGTAGGCATTTTATATTCAGTAGGTACTTAAAACACAATAAATGAACATGACTGCTCggatagagtttaaggccagaagggaccatttgatcatctagcctgacctcctgcacaacacaggcttTGGAATATCATCTGGTTACCCCTGCATTGCATCCGTTCTTGATTAGAAGACATAagaggtggagaatccaccacttcccttcgTAATTTGTGCCACTGAttaatcactctcactgttaaaaattatttctaatttgaatttttcttGCTTTGATTTCTGCCCATTGGTTTTTGTTATTTCTTTTCTACCCTTCCAGAGTCCCTTCCAACTAAGGATCTTAAAGGAATTTTAAACTATTGGATCCCTCTTTTATGGTACATCAAATACATGTTTTTTGTCCTTACCTTCAAGGCCCTGCGCAATTTAGTCCAGTTCTAGCTCTGTGCTCTACTATATTATGACAGTTTCTCTTAATTTATAGTAAAAGCAGCAACAATGTTTTCTTGGCTTTAGATCAAAATCAGCCATTCAAAGATTATAATGTAAATAAATACCCATCTGGGCTCCATGCCTTACCTTTGAAATAAATGTAGTTAACAAGAACCATTACAGTGTTTGGATCAAGAGAGCTGACTAGTTCTGGAATTTTCCCATAGGTTTTCTTCTCTACATAACCATTGATCTTTTTCTCGGCCTCTTTTGAATTATGGAAATTAGTAGGAAAATATTCTGTTTCATAAAAGGTTTTGACGTCTTGTAAAAACTTCTCTAGTGCTTTAAACTCAGCCGCTATAAAAAGGGCATTTCCCATACTTGTCTTGATCTTATTGTTAGGACAATTCATCATGTGGATGTGATGATGGAAACTTTCATGTATCTCCTCCTCCTGAATCTCTGTCAGGCTAAAGCCCATTCCTTCAAAAATCTGAGTCCGAGTGGCCGATTTAGCACCCATTGCCAGCATTGCAAAGGCAGTGGCAATGCTCACAGGAGAGAAGAACACATTCTTGTCTGCTTCCACTAATACAGCCTGCTTATAGAATCTGAATGTAAAGTCTGCATAGCTAGCACCTTGTTTGACACAGGCTTGGTTCAGGAGTGCATGTTTTTCCGTGTGATTTGTAACTTTATGGTCATCCTCACAGGTGGGGTGATGAGGAAAGTGATGGCAATGGGTAAGAGCATAAAGAGCAGCAAGTAACAAACACACAGAAAGGGCGGAATTCATTTTCCTTTCAAATTATTCTGTCACAAAATAGAATCAAACAATTAGAGGGGCAAAATTAATAGTAACTTTGGTAGCAATTAATGGTTCATTGTTTGCATTAGTTGTCATAacaattattaataaaatgtatataaaaataatgcaaaaaaccAAAAGATGGCATATCTAATGTGACTATACATGATTATAAATCGCACTAAGGAAtaatttggtttagtttactAATATGTCAGTTATAATAAAGATTGCAATATGCCTCGGCTGTTTAGGATATGTGATGTGTTCTTCTCCAGCAAAATTCTGGCACTAGTGAGTGTAGTTGTCAGTAGTAACAGTGATGTAATTTTTTCCACCATAACTATGTTTCACTATTCACTGGAcacaattagaaaaggagtacttgtggcaccttagagaccaacaaatttatttgagcataagctttcgaagtgagctgtcgctcacgaaagcttatgctcaaataaatttgttagtctctaaggtgccacaagtcctccttttctttttgccaatacagactaacacggctgctactctgaaacctggacacAATTAGAAAGTTTAAGAGGTGTAGCAAGAGTTGGAGCTGCCGCTCTTTAGCTCCCTCTAGTGGTGAAGTGGGAGAATCAGGGCGCCTGCTGCCTGACTAATTTGCATATACCACTCTGACTCCCCctgtagcagtggttctcaaacttttgtactggtgacacctttcaaatagcaagcctctgagtgcaaccccccccctttataaattaaaaacacttttaaaatatttaacgctattataaatgctggaggtgaagtggggtttggggtggaggctgacagcttgcgaccaccaagtaataacctcatgacatccttaggggtcatgacccccagtttgagaaccctgcgCTACAGGAAAACTGAGTGGCTCCCTACCTGCTAGCAGGTATAATTTGCATGTATGTCAGGAGTTCCATGAAGTACCAAAAGCTGCACAACCTGGGGTTTCCCTGGTGCCACACATACAACCTGTGATAAATGTGCAGGGTAATTGCAGGTATATGAAAAAAGAAGTAAGTGTGAGAACGTGGGGAGGTGGGGTTATCCACTGGGCCACTCTTATCTGGCAGTGGGTCCAGATTGGGTAGCCATGCCCAGATGGGCAAGAGAAACACCCATATCTTTTGAGTCTTACCTTAGAGAAAGGAGGGGTTTTTTTGAGTCCACTGGGGATTTGATAGGACTTAGGAGCGAGGATTGAGCTGAGCAGTGCAATGACAGCAGCAGCAACTAGTGGGACACTTGCAGGCTGGAGCAAGTCCCCAGCTGAGAGGAGTCCCTGCACCCATCTGACTGAGGTTGGGGGTGGCCTGGACTTGCAAAGGAGGCCCAGGTGGAGTTTCTGCTGGGAGCCACAGTTCTAAAGGTTTTAACCACCAACCCAATTCTCTATTACTTTAACAGTTTGTTGGTCTTgtcatttgtttgtgtgtgtaccCTACATAAAATTTGGTTGTGTTCCCAAGTTGCGAGCTGCTTTCTGGAGGGGAAGGTAACTGCCATGAAAGGTTAAATTTTAAATGTTCTAAAGCTAAAAGTCAGAGCATGGCCCTGAGTGGTGACTTACCCCaaccctatttatttattttaaatgaagcccCATTTTCAGCCCAGCAGAAAGTCAGATTCCTTATGTAATCACGCCCCTGTATGTTTGGGGATGCACCAAATAACTTCCGAGTATAAAGGGACATTGAcctcagtttttttaaatatttgttttatattcccTGCCATCCCCCAAATCGTAATCTTTAATCAATTCAGTCAGTGATGCAGTTACATACTCTAATATAAACTACAACCCCAACAGCACAGGACAGCTCTCACTTATTGTATTtaacctgggggggaggggataagTCATGGCCAGCATTTTAACCTGCATTTTTCTAATTATCTGAAAGGTAGCACACTGGCTCCAATAGTTCCAgaagcatttatttttttgtctgcCTGAGTCAACATTCTCCCACAGTCTAATTCCCATATCTGAACAGAGTTTAATCCAGTGTTTTAGAAAGCTTCTTAAATACAGAATATATGCTGCCTATAGCAAATTTATGCCAGGCAAGGCTGAGGACCCTGCTTTCTACTTCTGTTGTACTGCAAAGATATCATCAATTTCCATATACTTTTCTCATagacattttaatttgtatttttgtcACAATTTTGACACTGGAAAAATTTTGGCCAGACCATTTTAAttaggcctttttaaaaaaaaaacagatttagtgAAATGTCTCAACTGAAGAGATCAAAAAGGTGTGTTATACAACCTAGCAACATTTATAGAATAGCCTTGGAAAAGCTGGGATGTCATCTTTAAGCCCAAGATCTGAGTCCAGAAATTAAAACAGTGCTAGACTTTGTTTCCCTGAGATTGGGTTGTCTATGGGAATAAAAAGGGAAACTAAATTTTGAAACAATGGCATTTTTCTTATCTTCGATCTAGTCCCAAATTCTAATAGTAGGGTCTGCAACTAGACATTCAATTATCTGTTCTAGGCTATTTTGAGATTA
This DNA window, taken from Dermochelys coriacea isolate rDerCor1 chromosome 6, rDerCor1.pri.v4, whole genome shotgun sequence, encodes the following:
- the LOC119857513 gene encoding alpha-1-antitrypsin-like, which encodes MNSALSVCLLLAALYALTHCHHFPHHPTCEDDHKVTNHTEKHALLNQACVKQGASYADFTFRFYKQAVLVEADKNVFFSPVSIATAFAMLAMGAKSATRTQIFEGMGFSLTEIQEEEIHESFHHHIHMMNCPNNKIKTSMGNALFIAAEFKALEKFLQDVKTFYETEYFPTNFHNSKEAEKKINGYVEKKTYGKIPELVSSLDPNTVMVLVNYIYFKASWENPFNPFHTREENFWVDEKTSVKVSMMHRDTDYESHYDDQLSCWLVQIPYNGNAKALFILPDAGKMKQLEAALLKETVCKWEKLLQKRSINLYIPKFSILGSYDVKLLFKKMGITDVFSSHADLSGIAGTSNLYVSKAVHKAVLNVHENGTEAAAATAIAINKLLHPSTTIKFNRPFVVMIVDKATLSTIFMGKIVNPTIK